A window from Vigna angularis cultivar LongXiaoDou No.4 chromosome 7, ASM1680809v1, whole genome shotgun sequence encodes these proteins:
- the LOC108338422 gene encoding protein ENHANCED DOWNY MILDEW 2 isoform X1 has protein sequence MKRGRSSYSDGEEEYESDIQSISVSNYHLVDDEDNPVSFAVLPIQWNDSENSGDCKEKVFLYGDADSGLLKTFVQVTAWRFDLSNVRPEVFLLSKDGRWINLQKPRKSFQEEVRTVLVTLHFLHSVKRRHQMSVGSFWQDFSKDKELISYGVKPSKHDLSDHMLLIGEASKRDAVLAKSKLLLVVLGKLKSQKLLNEEVNDFELPGLPVGGTDSDMTDKSNEESDETDALDVCALCDNGGNVICCDGVCMRSFHATEEAGRENCCFSLGFTQKEVDEIQNFYCKNCEYRQHQCFACGKLGSSDKLNSVEVFKCTSATCDRFYHPRCVAKLLPKVVKDATEEFERNIADGIPFTCPLHYCCVCKGLENIMDPELQFAVCRRCPKAYHRRCLPREINSENNDIPRAWEGLLPKNRILIYCLNHEIDPELGTPVRDHIKFPEMKATDQKIDTTIEQKKPSTKKIVKLKKNIHSDNSSGKNTSTGSKLSAKLFSGKVGSKKSSDKRISSSNMSKKPNSKETSRCLTENKMPILKKFEIPHTERTYNQITVGKDEGSEQIKQGNQINKVNTNFPSVMPSGELRVELPPLDAGSEKNLLALFKEASSSTKLENVFEKHTHSNALRNVLEKTITTEKLEDSVNSVRTALSMLSGGSIEDAKAVCDPDVLKQIFKWKIADKLHWYVQNGDTIVNLRSGADDFSILLKKRLEETGKRCSYRNYDLLPTKNDFSFERKKWMTVQQTELPTGSQLIIRLSPPFGHNAALANKFLDKALEFKPKLLILTLAQEIQRLDKKLSRYNLIWEDRNFLSDTSNDLPGSADGNDGQMDQRNVRPPVLSLWSRSDWTTKHKVIAQQNAHVCSEHKVSTTEKFKSNTLAAAVHATGGNYAENSKLKDDDEYQASVISDVQNGSYRSACYNVDEHKKGKPEKSGKKRKHIGESNPAKRQAVNKMANGVPDHTQLPNPIKKTGSSDSELRTFIKSGSSGHSGRPQPGYGGGLNGFAAVPNYVYASQHSCGWLEE, from the exons ATGAAGAGGGGTAGGTCATCGTATTCCGACGGGGAAGAGGAGTACGAGTCTGACATTCAGTCAATCTCTGTGTCAAATTACCATCTTGTAGACGATGAGGACAATCCTGTGTCTTTTGCTGTGTTGCCAATTCAATGGAATGATTCTGAGAACTCTGGTGACTGCAAAGAGAAGGTGTTTCTGTACGGGGATGCCGATAGTGGGCTGTTGAAGACTTTCGTGCAAGTGACGGCGTGGCGATTTGATCTTTCCAATGTCAGACCCGAGGTATTCTTGCTGTCAAAGGATGGAAGGTGGATCAACCTTCAGAAGCCTAGAAAGAGTTTTCAAGAAGAAGTAAGGACTGTTTTGGTCACCCTTCACTTCCTCCATAGTGTGAAGAGACGGCATCAAATGTCTGTGGGATCTTTCTGGCAAGACTTCAGCAAGGATAAGGAGTTAAT TTCTTACGGTGTTAAGCCCTCAAAACATGATTTATCGGACCACATGCTTTTGATTGGCGAAGCTTCCAAAAGGGATGCTGTCTTAGCAAAGTCCAAG CTTTTGCTCGTGGTTTTGGGGAAACTGAAGAGTCAAAAGCTTCTTAACGAG GAAGTTAATGATTTTGAACTGCCAGGACTTCCTGTTGGTGGAACTGACAGTGATATGACAGATAAATCTAATGAAGAGTCTGATGAAACGGATGCTTTGGATGTTTGTGCACTTTGTGACAATGGTGGTAATGTTATATG TTGTGATGGCGTGTGCATGAGATCATTTCATGCTACCGAGGAAGCTGGTAgagaaaattgttgtttttcTCTTGGTTTTACCCAGAAGGAAGTTGAT GAGATCCAGAACTTTTATTGTAAGAATTGTGAATATCGGCAGCACCAATGCTTTGCATGCGGCAAACTGGGGTCTTCTGATAAACTTAACAGTGTAGAG GTTTTTAAATGTACTTCTGCAACCTGTGACCGTTTTTATCATCCACGTTGTGTTGCAAAATTACTTCCCAAGGTGGTTAAGGATGCTACAGAGGAATTTGAGAGAAACATTGCTGATGGGATTCCTTTTACTTGTCCCCTTCATTATTGTTGTGTCTGTAAGGGATTGGAAAATATTATGGATCCTGAGTTGCAGTTTGCTGTTTGTAGACGTTGTCCAAAGGCATATCATCGTAGATGTTTGCCAAG AGAAATTAATTCTGAAAACAATGATATACCAAGGGCTTGGGAAGGTCTTCTACCAAAGAACCGCATTCTTATATATTGCTT AAATCATGAGATTGATCCTGAACTTGGAACTCCTGTAAGAGATCATATAAAATTCCCCGAAATGAAAGCCACTGATCAAAAAATTGATACTACTATTGAGCAGAAAAAGCCTTCAACTAAAAAGATAGTtaagttgaagaaaaatattcacTCAGATAACTCATCTGGCAAAAACACTTCTACAGGATCTAAACTGAGTGCAAAACTGTTTTCTGGCAAAGTTGGTAGCAAGAAGTCATCTGATAAGAGAATTTCTAGTTCAAATATGTCGAAAAAGCCAAACTCAAAAGAAACATCAAGGTGTTTGACTGAAAATAAGATGCCAATTTtgaagaaatttgaaattcCTCACACCGAGCGAACATATAACCAGATTACAGTTGGTAAGGACGAGGGTTCGGAGCAAATTAAACAGGGCAATCAGATAAATAAAGTGAATACTAACTTCCCATCTGTCATGCCTAGTGGAGAGTTGAGGGTTGAATTGCCTCCACTGGATGCTGGTTCGGAAAAGAA TTTGTTGGCTTTATTTAAAGAAGCTAGTTCATCCACTAAGTTGGAGAATGTCTTTGAAAAGCACACTCATAGTAATGCGTTGAGAAATGTTTTGGAGAAGACCATTACAACAGAGAAATTGGAAGATTCAGTTAAT TCTGTTCGAACAGCTTTAAGCATGCTCAGTGGGGGCAGCATCGAGGATGCCAAAGCTGTTTGTGACCCTGATGTTTTGAAACAGATATTTAAGTGGAAG ATCGCAGATAAACTTCATTGGTATGTTCAGAATGGGGATACG ATTGTGAACTTGAGAAGTGGTGCTGATGATTTTAGCATCCTTTTGAAGAAAAGGCTTGAGGAGACTGGGAAGAGATGTTCATACAGAAACTATGATTTACTTCCAACAAAG AatgattttagttttgaaaGGAAGAAATGGATGACTGTCCAACAAACCGAGTTACCCACAGGGTCAcagttg ATCATTCGTCTCAGCCCTCCCTTTGGTCATAATGCAGCATTGGCTAACAAGTTTCTAGATAAGGCCCTTGAGTTTAAACCAAAGCTCCTAATTCTTACATTGGCACAAGAGATACAAAG GCTTGATAAGAAGCTATCACGTTATAATCTTATATGGGAGGATAGGAATTTTCTATCAGACACG TCAAATGATCTCCCTGGATCAGCTGATGGAAATGACGGACAAATGGATCAAAGGAATGTAAGGCCACCTGTACTCTCTCTCTGGAGCCGCTCTGACTGGACTACAAAACACAAGGTCATAGCCCAACAGAATGCTCATGTGTGCAGCGAGCATAAAGTGTCAACGACAGAAAAATTTAAGTCTAACACGTTGGCTGCTGCTGTTCATGCTACCGGTGGAAATTATGCTGAAAACTCAAAGTTAAAGGATGACGATGAATATCAAGCATCTGTAATTAGTGATGTTCAGAACGGAAGCTACAGAAGCGCATGTTATAATGTTGACGAACATAAAAAGGGCAAGCCTGAGAAGTCaggaaagaagagaaaacatATTGGCGAATCCAACCCAGCCAAAAGGCAGGCTGTAAATAAAATGGCTAATGGAGTACCTGACCACACTCAACTACCAAATCCAATCAAGAAGACAGGTTCTTCGGATTCTGAACTTCGTACATTCATTAAAAGTGGCAGTTCTGGACATAGTGGACGACCCCAACCTGGATATGGTGGTGGATTGAATGGTTTTGCTGCTGTTCCTAACTATGTATATGCGAGCCAACATTCCTGTGGTTGGCTCGAAGAGTag
- the LOC108338422 gene encoding protein ENHANCED DOWNY MILDEW 2 isoform X3, with protein MKRGRSSYSDGEEEYESDIQSISVSNYHLVDDEDNPVSFAVLPIQWNDSENSGDCKEKVFLYGDADSGLLKTFVQVTAWRFDLSNVRPEVFLLSKDGRWINLQKPRKSFQEEVRTVLVTLHFLHSVKRRHQMSVGSFWQDFSKDKELISYGVKPSKHDLSDHMLLIGEASKRDAVLAKSKLLLVVLGKLKSQKLLNEEVNDFELPGLPVGGTDSDMTDKSNEESDETDALDVCALCDNGGNVICCDGVCMRSFHATEEAGRENCCFSLGFTQKEVDEIQNFYCKNCEYRQHQCFACGKLGSSDKLNSVEVFKCTSATCDRFYHPRCVAKLLPKVVKDATEEFERNIADGIPFTCPLHYCCVCKGLENIMDPELQFAVCRRCPKAYHRRCLPREINSENNDIPRAWEGLLPKNRILIYCLNHEIDPELGTPVRDHIKFPEMKATDQKIDTTIEQKKPSTKKIVKLKKNIHSDNSSGKNTSTGSKLSAKLFSGKVGSKKSSDKRISSSNMSKKPNSKETSRCLTENKMPILKKFEIPHTERTYNQITVGKDEGSEQIKQGNQINKVNTNFPSVMPSGELRVELPPLDAGSEKNLLALFKEASSSTKLENVFEKHTHSNALRNVLEKTITTEKLEDSVNVHNFIRLLLWFPTQEFLIADKLHWYVQNGDTIVNLRSGADDFSILLKKRLEETGKRCSYRNYDLLPTKNDFSFERKKWMTVQQTELPTGSQLIIRLSPPFGHNAALANKFLDKALEFKPKLLILTLAQEIQRLDKKLSRYNLIWEDRNFLSDTSNDLPGSADGNDGQMDQRNVRPPVLSLWSRSDWTTKHKVIAQQNAHVCSEHKVSTTEKFKSNTLAAAVHATGGNYAENSKLKDDDEYQASVISDVQNGSYRSACYNVDEHKKGKPEKSGKKRKHIGESNPAKRQAVNKMANGVPDHTQLPNPIKKTGSSDSELRTFIKSGSSGHSGRPQPGYGGGLNGFAAVPNYVYASQHSCGWLEE; from the exons ATGAAGAGGGGTAGGTCATCGTATTCCGACGGGGAAGAGGAGTACGAGTCTGACATTCAGTCAATCTCTGTGTCAAATTACCATCTTGTAGACGATGAGGACAATCCTGTGTCTTTTGCTGTGTTGCCAATTCAATGGAATGATTCTGAGAACTCTGGTGACTGCAAAGAGAAGGTGTTTCTGTACGGGGATGCCGATAGTGGGCTGTTGAAGACTTTCGTGCAAGTGACGGCGTGGCGATTTGATCTTTCCAATGTCAGACCCGAGGTATTCTTGCTGTCAAAGGATGGAAGGTGGATCAACCTTCAGAAGCCTAGAAAGAGTTTTCAAGAAGAAGTAAGGACTGTTTTGGTCACCCTTCACTTCCTCCATAGTGTGAAGAGACGGCATCAAATGTCTGTGGGATCTTTCTGGCAAGACTTCAGCAAGGATAAGGAGTTAAT TTCTTACGGTGTTAAGCCCTCAAAACATGATTTATCGGACCACATGCTTTTGATTGGCGAAGCTTCCAAAAGGGATGCTGTCTTAGCAAAGTCCAAG CTTTTGCTCGTGGTTTTGGGGAAACTGAAGAGTCAAAAGCTTCTTAACGAG GAAGTTAATGATTTTGAACTGCCAGGACTTCCTGTTGGTGGAACTGACAGTGATATGACAGATAAATCTAATGAAGAGTCTGATGAAACGGATGCTTTGGATGTTTGTGCACTTTGTGACAATGGTGGTAATGTTATATG TTGTGATGGCGTGTGCATGAGATCATTTCATGCTACCGAGGAAGCTGGTAgagaaaattgttgtttttcTCTTGGTTTTACCCAGAAGGAAGTTGAT GAGATCCAGAACTTTTATTGTAAGAATTGTGAATATCGGCAGCACCAATGCTTTGCATGCGGCAAACTGGGGTCTTCTGATAAACTTAACAGTGTAGAG GTTTTTAAATGTACTTCTGCAACCTGTGACCGTTTTTATCATCCACGTTGTGTTGCAAAATTACTTCCCAAGGTGGTTAAGGATGCTACAGAGGAATTTGAGAGAAACATTGCTGATGGGATTCCTTTTACTTGTCCCCTTCATTATTGTTGTGTCTGTAAGGGATTGGAAAATATTATGGATCCTGAGTTGCAGTTTGCTGTTTGTAGACGTTGTCCAAAGGCATATCATCGTAGATGTTTGCCAAG AGAAATTAATTCTGAAAACAATGATATACCAAGGGCTTGGGAAGGTCTTCTACCAAAGAACCGCATTCTTATATATTGCTT AAATCATGAGATTGATCCTGAACTTGGAACTCCTGTAAGAGATCATATAAAATTCCCCGAAATGAAAGCCACTGATCAAAAAATTGATACTACTATTGAGCAGAAAAAGCCTTCAACTAAAAAGATAGTtaagttgaagaaaaatattcacTCAGATAACTCATCTGGCAAAAACACTTCTACAGGATCTAAACTGAGTGCAAAACTGTTTTCTGGCAAAGTTGGTAGCAAGAAGTCATCTGATAAGAGAATTTCTAGTTCAAATATGTCGAAAAAGCCAAACTCAAAAGAAACATCAAGGTGTTTGACTGAAAATAAGATGCCAATTTtgaagaaatttgaaattcCTCACACCGAGCGAACATATAACCAGATTACAGTTGGTAAGGACGAGGGTTCGGAGCAAATTAAACAGGGCAATCAGATAAATAAAGTGAATACTAACTTCCCATCTGTCATGCCTAGTGGAGAGTTGAGGGTTGAATTGCCTCCACTGGATGCTGGTTCGGAAAAGAA TTTGTTGGCTTTATTTAAAGAAGCTAGTTCATCCACTAAGTTGGAGAATGTCTTTGAAAAGCACACTCATAGTAATGCGTTGAGAAATGTTTTGGAGAAGACCATTACAACAGAGAAATTGGAAGATTCAGTTAATGTACACAACTTTATACGTTTGTTGCTATGGTTTCCCACTCAGGAATTTTTG ATCGCAGATAAACTTCATTGGTATGTTCAGAATGGGGATACG ATTGTGAACTTGAGAAGTGGTGCTGATGATTTTAGCATCCTTTTGAAGAAAAGGCTTGAGGAGACTGGGAAGAGATGTTCATACAGAAACTATGATTTACTTCCAACAAAG AatgattttagttttgaaaGGAAGAAATGGATGACTGTCCAACAAACCGAGTTACCCACAGGGTCAcagttg ATCATTCGTCTCAGCCCTCCCTTTGGTCATAATGCAGCATTGGCTAACAAGTTTCTAGATAAGGCCCTTGAGTTTAAACCAAAGCTCCTAATTCTTACATTGGCACAAGAGATACAAAG GCTTGATAAGAAGCTATCACGTTATAATCTTATATGGGAGGATAGGAATTTTCTATCAGACACG TCAAATGATCTCCCTGGATCAGCTGATGGAAATGACGGACAAATGGATCAAAGGAATGTAAGGCCACCTGTACTCTCTCTCTGGAGCCGCTCTGACTGGACTACAAAACACAAGGTCATAGCCCAACAGAATGCTCATGTGTGCAGCGAGCATAAAGTGTCAACGACAGAAAAATTTAAGTCTAACACGTTGGCTGCTGCTGTTCATGCTACCGGTGGAAATTATGCTGAAAACTCAAAGTTAAAGGATGACGATGAATATCAAGCATCTGTAATTAGTGATGTTCAGAACGGAAGCTACAGAAGCGCATGTTATAATGTTGACGAACATAAAAAGGGCAAGCCTGAGAAGTCaggaaagaagagaaaacatATTGGCGAATCCAACCCAGCCAAAAGGCAGGCTGTAAATAAAATGGCTAATGGAGTACCTGACCACACTCAACTACCAAATCCAATCAAGAAGACAGGTTCTTCGGATTCTGAACTTCGTACATTCATTAAAAGTGGCAGTTCTGGACATAGTGGACGACCCCAACCTGGATATGGTGGTGGATTGAATGGTTTTGCTGCTGTTCCTAACTATGTATATGCGAGCCAACATTCCTGTGGTTGGCTCGAAGAGTag
- the LOC108338422 gene encoding protein ENHANCED DOWNY MILDEW 2 isoform X2 has translation MKRGRSSYSDGEEEYESDIQSISVSNYHLVDDEDNPVSFAVLPIQWNDSENSGDCKEKVFLYGDADSGLLKTFVQVTAWRFDLSNVRPEVFLLSKDGRWINLQKPRKSFQEEVRTVLVTLHFLHSVKRRHQMSVGSFWQDFSKDKELISYGVKPSKHDLSDHMLLIGEASKRDAVLAKSKLLLVVLGKLKSQKLLNEEVNDFELPGLPVGGTDSDMTDKSNEESDETDALDVCALCDNGGNVICCDGVCMRSFHATEEAGRENCCFSLGFTQKEVDEIQNFYCKNCEYRQHQCFACGKLGSSDKLNSVEVFKCTSATCDRFYHPRCVAKLLPKVVKDATEEFERNIADGIPFTCPLHYCCVCKGLENIMDPELQFAVCRRCPKAYHRRCLPREINSENNDIPRAWEGLLPKNRILIYCLNHEIDPELGTPVRDHIKFPEMKATDQKIDTTIEQKKPSTKKIVKLKKNIHSDNSSGKNTSTGSKLSAKLFSGKVGSKKSSDKRISSSNMSKKPNSKETSRCLTENKMPILKKFEIPHTERTYNQITVGKDEGSEQIKQGNQINKVNTNFPSVMPSGELRVELPPLDAGSEKNLLALFKEASSSTKLENVFEKHTHSNALRNVLEKTITTEKLEDSSVRTALSMLSGGSIEDAKAVCDPDVLKQIFKWKIADKLHWYVQNGDTIVNLRSGADDFSILLKKRLEETGKRCSYRNYDLLPTKNDFSFERKKWMTVQQTELPTGSQLIIRLSPPFGHNAALANKFLDKALEFKPKLLILTLAQEIQRLDKKLSRYNLIWEDRNFLSDTSNDLPGSADGNDGQMDQRNVRPPVLSLWSRSDWTTKHKVIAQQNAHVCSEHKVSTTEKFKSNTLAAAVHATGGNYAENSKLKDDDEYQASVISDVQNGSYRSACYNVDEHKKGKPEKSGKKRKHIGESNPAKRQAVNKMANGVPDHTQLPNPIKKTGSSDSELRTFIKSGSSGHSGRPQPGYGGGLNGFAAVPNYVYASQHSCGWLEE, from the exons ATGAAGAGGGGTAGGTCATCGTATTCCGACGGGGAAGAGGAGTACGAGTCTGACATTCAGTCAATCTCTGTGTCAAATTACCATCTTGTAGACGATGAGGACAATCCTGTGTCTTTTGCTGTGTTGCCAATTCAATGGAATGATTCTGAGAACTCTGGTGACTGCAAAGAGAAGGTGTTTCTGTACGGGGATGCCGATAGTGGGCTGTTGAAGACTTTCGTGCAAGTGACGGCGTGGCGATTTGATCTTTCCAATGTCAGACCCGAGGTATTCTTGCTGTCAAAGGATGGAAGGTGGATCAACCTTCAGAAGCCTAGAAAGAGTTTTCAAGAAGAAGTAAGGACTGTTTTGGTCACCCTTCACTTCCTCCATAGTGTGAAGAGACGGCATCAAATGTCTGTGGGATCTTTCTGGCAAGACTTCAGCAAGGATAAGGAGTTAAT TTCTTACGGTGTTAAGCCCTCAAAACATGATTTATCGGACCACATGCTTTTGATTGGCGAAGCTTCCAAAAGGGATGCTGTCTTAGCAAAGTCCAAG CTTTTGCTCGTGGTTTTGGGGAAACTGAAGAGTCAAAAGCTTCTTAACGAG GAAGTTAATGATTTTGAACTGCCAGGACTTCCTGTTGGTGGAACTGACAGTGATATGACAGATAAATCTAATGAAGAGTCTGATGAAACGGATGCTTTGGATGTTTGTGCACTTTGTGACAATGGTGGTAATGTTATATG TTGTGATGGCGTGTGCATGAGATCATTTCATGCTACCGAGGAAGCTGGTAgagaaaattgttgtttttcTCTTGGTTTTACCCAGAAGGAAGTTGAT GAGATCCAGAACTTTTATTGTAAGAATTGTGAATATCGGCAGCACCAATGCTTTGCATGCGGCAAACTGGGGTCTTCTGATAAACTTAACAGTGTAGAG GTTTTTAAATGTACTTCTGCAACCTGTGACCGTTTTTATCATCCACGTTGTGTTGCAAAATTACTTCCCAAGGTGGTTAAGGATGCTACAGAGGAATTTGAGAGAAACATTGCTGATGGGATTCCTTTTACTTGTCCCCTTCATTATTGTTGTGTCTGTAAGGGATTGGAAAATATTATGGATCCTGAGTTGCAGTTTGCTGTTTGTAGACGTTGTCCAAAGGCATATCATCGTAGATGTTTGCCAAG AGAAATTAATTCTGAAAACAATGATATACCAAGGGCTTGGGAAGGTCTTCTACCAAAGAACCGCATTCTTATATATTGCTT AAATCATGAGATTGATCCTGAACTTGGAACTCCTGTAAGAGATCATATAAAATTCCCCGAAATGAAAGCCACTGATCAAAAAATTGATACTACTATTGAGCAGAAAAAGCCTTCAACTAAAAAGATAGTtaagttgaagaaaaatattcacTCAGATAACTCATCTGGCAAAAACACTTCTACAGGATCTAAACTGAGTGCAAAACTGTTTTCTGGCAAAGTTGGTAGCAAGAAGTCATCTGATAAGAGAATTTCTAGTTCAAATATGTCGAAAAAGCCAAACTCAAAAGAAACATCAAGGTGTTTGACTGAAAATAAGATGCCAATTTtgaagaaatttgaaattcCTCACACCGAGCGAACATATAACCAGATTACAGTTGGTAAGGACGAGGGTTCGGAGCAAATTAAACAGGGCAATCAGATAAATAAAGTGAATACTAACTTCCCATCTGTCATGCCTAGTGGAGAGTTGAGGGTTGAATTGCCTCCACTGGATGCTGGTTCGGAAAAGAA TTTGTTGGCTTTATTTAAAGAAGCTAGTTCATCCACTAAGTTGGAGAATGTCTTTGAAAAGCACACTCATAGTAATGCGTTGAGAAATGTTTTGGAGAAGACCATTACAACAGAGAAATTGGAAGATTCA TCTGTTCGAACAGCTTTAAGCATGCTCAGTGGGGGCAGCATCGAGGATGCCAAAGCTGTTTGTGACCCTGATGTTTTGAAACAGATATTTAAGTGGAAG ATCGCAGATAAACTTCATTGGTATGTTCAGAATGGGGATACG ATTGTGAACTTGAGAAGTGGTGCTGATGATTTTAGCATCCTTTTGAAGAAAAGGCTTGAGGAGACTGGGAAGAGATGTTCATACAGAAACTATGATTTACTTCCAACAAAG AatgattttagttttgaaaGGAAGAAATGGATGACTGTCCAACAAACCGAGTTACCCACAGGGTCAcagttg ATCATTCGTCTCAGCCCTCCCTTTGGTCATAATGCAGCATTGGCTAACAAGTTTCTAGATAAGGCCCTTGAGTTTAAACCAAAGCTCCTAATTCTTACATTGGCACAAGAGATACAAAG GCTTGATAAGAAGCTATCACGTTATAATCTTATATGGGAGGATAGGAATTTTCTATCAGACACG TCAAATGATCTCCCTGGATCAGCTGATGGAAATGACGGACAAATGGATCAAAGGAATGTAAGGCCACCTGTACTCTCTCTCTGGAGCCGCTCTGACTGGACTACAAAACACAAGGTCATAGCCCAACAGAATGCTCATGTGTGCAGCGAGCATAAAGTGTCAACGACAGAAAAATTTAAGTCTAACACGTTGGCTGCTGCTGTTCATGCTACCGGTGGAAATTATGCTGAAAACTCAAAGTTAAAGGATGACGATGAATATCAAGCATCTGTAATTAGTGATGTTCAGAACGGAAGCTACAGAAGCGCATGTTATAATGTTGACGAACATAAAAAGGGCAAGCCTGAGAAGTCaggaaagaagagaaaacatATTGGCGAATCCAACCCAGCCAAAAGGCAGGCTGTAAATAAAATGGCTAATGGAGTACCTGACCACACTCAACTACCAAATCCAATCAAGAAGACAGGTTCTTCGGATTCTGAACTTCGTACATTCATTAAAAGTGGCAGTTCTGGACATAGTGGACGACCCCAACCTGGATATGGTGGTGGATTGAATGGTTTTGCTGCTGTTCCTAACTATGTATATGCGAGCCAACATTCCTGTGGTTGGCTCGAAGAGTag